TCCTTGAGGTTCCGATTCTGTTTGATTTCTATTTCCCGACGCATAGCTTCGCTTCGGGATTCAAACCGCTCATAGTGGACTAGGTACTTGGGAGGATGCATACGCAAGTACTTCGCGGAATGAGAATTACCTGCTGCATGCTCACCGAGCCGGCGAATCAAATCGTTTGTTTGTCCAGTATAGTATGTGCCATCTGTTGTTTCGATGATGTACACGTAGTACACTTG
The window above is part of the Candidatus Thorarchaeota archaeon genome. Proteins encoded here:
- a CDS encoding GIY-YIG nuclease family protein yields the protein MYYVYIIETTDGTYYTGQTNDLIRRLGEHAAGNSHSAKYLRMHPPKYLVHYERFESRSEAMRREIEIKQNRNLKESLIGERRDIEGILESYRESSS